The Candidatus Babeliales bacterium genomic sequence CATTCAAATGCCATCGTATAACTTGCACGACCCTTGGACATAGATCGTAACTCAGTCGAATATCCAAACATTTTTCCAAGAGGAACTTCTGCTTTAACAATCTGTATAGAACCTTTGGTTTCCGTCCCCGAGATTCTTCCACGACGTGCGTTAAGGTCACCCATAACGTCACCCATGTACTCATCAGGAGTGTCTACTTCCACTTTCATGATTGGTTCTAAAAGAACCGGTAAAGCCTGAGCCATACCTTCACGAAAACCTATTTTTGCAGCCATTTTAAATGCGATCTCAGATGAGTCAACATCATGATATGATCCATCATAAACAGTCACACGAAGATCAACAACAGGACTTCCTGTTAAAATTCCAGATGTAATAGCTTCAGCCATACCTTTTTCAACCGCTGGAATATATTCTCTAGGAATAGATCCACCAGTAGTTCCATTTTTAAATTCATAACCAGCGCCACGATCTAATGGTTCTAATTTCAACCACACGTGTCCATACTGACCTTTACCACCGGATTGCTTGATGAATTTTCCTTCAGCATCAACCGATTTTTGAATTGTTTCTTTATAAGCAACCCGAAGCTTACCTTGCTCAACTTCAACTTTATGCTCACGTTTCAAACGATCAACTACGATCTCTAAGTGCAATTCACCCATACCAGCAATTTCCGTTTGACCGGTTTCGTGGTTATATGTGAAATTAAACGAAGGATCTTCTTGATTCATTTTTTTCAACGCAAGAACCATTTTTTCATAATCTGCTTTTGTTTTTGGCTCAACAGATGTTGAAATAACTGGTACTGGAATATCAATTGATTCAAGTAAAACTGGATGCGCTTCGTCACACAAAGTATCACCAGTGTTAATATCTTTAATACCAACAACAGCAACAATATCTCCAGCAGAAGCTTCTTTAATTTCTTCGCGTTTGTTTGCGTGCATTCTTAAAAGTCTACTTACGCGTTCTTTTGTTTCTTTAGACGCATTGTACACATACGAACCGGATTTTAAAACACCCGAATAAATACGTGTAAAAGTTAAAACTCCCACAAAAGGATCTGTCATGATTTTAAAAGCAAGAGCAGAAAAAGGTTCTTTATCAGAAGATCGTCTTTCTACCTCTAGACCTGTTTTAACATCAATTCCCTTAATTGCAGGAACTTCTAACGGCGAAGGTAAAAAATCAACAACTGCATCAAGCAGTAAATGAACACCTTTGTTTTTAAACGCTGATCCACAAAAAGCAGGAAACAGTTGACGCTTTACAACGCCATTTCTAATACCCTGTCTTAGCTCTTCAAGAGAAATTGGCTCTTCGTTCAAAAACTTTTCGCCCAATACTTCATCAGCTTCAGAAGCTTTTTCAACAATAGCTGCATACATTGATTTAATTTGATCGGCATACTCAGCAGGAGCATCTTCAAACGTAACATCTTTTTGCATATCACGCTCATCGTTATAAAAACGAATCATTTTTCCAGAAAGTACATCAATCAGGCCGTTAAAGCCATCTGACTCGCCTAAAGGAATTTGCATAGCAACTGCACGGCCAACCGCCAATTTAGTATTAATGTCTTGAATAGCCGCAAAATAATCAGCGCCAATTCGATCTAATTTATTAATAAAGATAATTGCTGGAACGTCATAACGATTCGCTTGGTTCCACACAGTCTCTGATTGAGGCTGAACACCCGCAACACCACAAAACACACTCACAACTCCATCAAGAACACGCAGAGATCGTCCTACTTCAATAGTAAAATCTACGTGACCCGGAGTATCAATAATATTGATTTGGCAGCTTTTCCAAAAACATGTTGTTGCCGCAGATTGAATTGTAATCCCACGTTCTTGTTCTTGCTCCATCCAATCCATGATAGCAGCGCCTTCATGAACTTCACCGATTTTATGTGAAATACCAGTATAAAAAAGAATACGTTCTGTAACAGTTGTTTTCCCAGCATCAATGTGAGCTGCGATCCCTATGTTTCGATACTTATCTAATGTATAGCTCATATAACCCTACCAAGCGTAATGTGAAAAGGCACGATTTGCTTCTGCCATCTTGTGTACATCAAGTTTCTTTTTAAAAGCTCCGCCACGTTCTTCATACGCGTCTAAAAGCTCACTACCGATGCGCAAGCCCATAGATTTGTCTGAACGCTCCGCAGCAGCTTCAATAAGCCAACGTAACGTCAAAGAACGGCCACGCGCTTCTCCAACTTCTCTTGGAATTTGGTAAACACTGCCACCAACTCGTCGAGAGCGAACTTCAATAAGAGGAACAATGTTGTTAAAAGCTTTGTGAAAAGCAGAAAGCGCTTTTTCTTTGTTTCCGAACTTTTGCTCTAAAACATCAAGCGCATCATATACAATTTTACGAGCAACGTTTTTTTTACCACGCCACATAACAATGTTTATAAATCGTTGCAACAGCTCTGACTGATAGATAGGATCAACCCCAACATCACGTCGTATAATATTTTTTTTCTTTCTTGGCATAGGTCAATTCCTTTGTTTACGACGCTTTAGGTCTTTTTGCACCATACTTAGATCGAGACTGCTTTCTACCTGCAACTCCAGCTGTATCCAGAGCTCCGCGAACAATGTGATATTTCACACCCGGTAAATCCTTAACGCGACCACCTCTTATAAGAACCATTGAGTGCTCTTGAAGATTGTGGCCTTCACCAGGAATGTACGCTGTGACTTCTGTTCCGTTTGAAAGTTTAACCCGAGCAACTTTTCGAAGCGCTGAGTTTGGTTTTTTTGGCGTCGTTGTGAATACTCGTGTACAAACACCGCGAACCTGAGGACATCGTTTTAAAGCACCGCTTTTTGTCTTATTGACAATTTTTTTGCGGCCTAAACGAACAAGCTGATTAATTGTAGGCATATAAAA encodes the following:
- the fusA gene encoding elongation factor G, producing MSYTLDKYRNIGIAAHIDAGKTTVTERILFYTGISHKIGEVHEGAAIMDWMEQEQERGITIQSAATTCFWKSCQINIIDTPGHVDFTIEVGRSLRVLDGVVSVFCGVAGVQPQSETVWNQANRYDVPAIIFINKLDRIGADYFAAIQDINTKLAVGRAVAMQIPLGESDGFNGLIDVLSGKMIRFYNDERDMQKDVTFEDAPAEYADQIKSMYAAIVEKASEADEVLGEKFLNEEPISLEELRQGIRNGVVKRQLFPAFCGSAFKNKGVHLLLDAVVDFLPSPLEVPAIKGIDVKTGLEVERRSSDKEPFSALAFKIMTDPFVGVLTFTRIYSGVLKSGSYVYNASKETKERVSRLLRMHANKREEIKEASAGDIVAVVGIKDINTGDTLCDEAHPVLLESIDIPVPVISTSVEPKTKADYEKMVLALKKMNQEDPSFNFTYNHETGQTEIAGMGELHLEIVVDRLKREHKVEVEQGKLRVAYKETIQKSVDAEGKFIKQSGGKGQYGHVWLKLEPLDRGAGYEFKNGTTGGSIPREYIPAVEKGMAEAITSGILTGSPVVDLRVTVYDGSYHDVDSSEIAFKMAAKIGFREGMAQALPVLLEPIMKVEVDTPDEYMGDVMGDLNARRGRISGTETKGSIQIVKAEVPLGKMFGYSTELRSMSKGRASYTMAFECYREVSKSVQDEIVAAAKK
- the rpsG gene encoding 30S ribosomal protein S7 codes for the protein MPRKKKNIIRRDVGVDPIYQSELLQRFINIVMWRGKKNVARKIVYDALDVLEQKFGNKEKALSAFHKAFNNIVPLIEVRSRRVGGSVYQIPREVGEARGRSLTLRWLIEAAAERSDKSMGLRIGSELLDAYEERGGAFKKKLDVHKMAEANRAFSHYAW
- the rpsL gene encoding 30S ribosomal protein S12, with the translated sequence MPTINQLVRLGRKKIVNKTKSGALKRCPQVRGVCTRVFTTTPKKPNSALRKVARVKLSNGTEVTAYIPGEGHNLQEHSMVLIRGGRVKDLPGVKYHIVRGALDTAGVAGRKQSRSKYGAKRPKAS